In the Triticum aestivum cultivar Chinese Spring chromosome 2B, IWGSC CS RefSeq v2.1, whole genome shotgun sequence genome, tccggcgacggcgacggcggcacggGCCCGAACGCGTTCGGGATGATCATCGACATCGCGTCAACGATCACGTTCCTGGAGGAGTCGCTGTACGAGGAGCTAGTGGACGACCTGGAGGAGGAGATCAGGCTGCCGCGGGGTTCCGGCTCGAGCCTGGGGCTGGACCTCTGCTTCATCCTGCCGAACGGGGTGCCGATGAGCCGCGTGTACGCGCCGTCGATGTCACTGGCGTTCGACGGGGAGTGGCTGAGGCTGGAGAAGGAGCTGCTGTTCGTGGAGGACAGGGAGAGCGGGATGATGTGCCTCATGATCGGCAAGACGGACGGGGTGTCCATCCTCGGCAACTACCAGCAGCAGAACATTCAGGTCATGTACAACCTGCGCCGGCAGAGGATCACCTTCGTCAAGACCAACTGCGAAACCCTGACTCACTAGGATCCATACTCTACTTGGCGTGCTGCGTGTTTCTCTATAGTGCTATTGACCCATAACATATTTAGACATTGAAGAAATCTGAACTGGACAGTGAGGACAGAAAAGGAGCAACCACTCGTTGAATTTGTGAGTGCATTTCTACAGCATATCTATATTATCCGAAAATGTATCAAGCGAATTGATACAATGGTCTAAGGGcatctttttctcttctttttttgcggATTGTCAATGAATGAAATTTGTGAATCTACGAAGAATGTTAATTTTATGTTCGCACTAAGGAATtcaaattttttgtcccattctACTTTTTCTAGGCTCCTTGCCTTGCTCCTCAGTGCGAGTAAAATAGAAGGACTACCAATGGCTCTCGTCACCATctcacttagggcatctccaacagaaACCAGCAAATTTCTTCCCGCATCCGTTGGTGGACAACGGGGATCAGTCGGCGGACATGGATGCCGAAGACCGCCATCCAACGCTGCCTGCGTACATTTCAAACACTATCCGAACAACCGaacaaaattcgtgcaaacatgaCCAGATTTTCATAAAAATTGGACAAAGTTAATGCAATGATGCAAACACGGTGGATTTTCATTAGATTTCATATTAACATATGATGGAATTCATTACATTTTAGACATAACTCAACTAAAAGCGGTGCTCGTCCGACTCTAGTACCTAAACTAAAAGATCGCCATCTCCAGCCATGAGCCCCTAAAAATGAAGCTTTGCCTTCTCCAGCTCCGCCTCCGGAGCCCCAGAACTGAAGTTGTCCGCCTCCACGTCGTCGCCAAGCGACTATTGGCCGAAGATGCTCATCCCGCCAAGCTTGGCATCGAcgggaggggaggagcggtggccttcttgagaaccgagcggcggcgacctatcgagcgctactcttcctcgctgccagcGGCGCCCACAGACGTGCCGGCTTTTGTGGTCGTGCTGGCGGGGCATGGCCTCGGCGGAGTCGGCGATGTCGTCCTCGTCGTCGGTCTTGCCGGGTCCGCCACCTCGTCGCACTCCTTGTAGGCGGATCTCGCGGGCGAAGTGGTAGGAGTCGAGCAGTGCCGCCTACTCCACCATGTCCGCGCTCCGTGCGACCGCCCTGCCGGCGGCGAGCTGCTCCTCCtcttgcaggtgctcctggaggagttggtggttgtaggtggcatcgacctgcgcctcccggaactgctcctcccgcaccatgtACAAGTAatggcatgggcctcgccgatgataatggtgcaatgcactggcgaGGGTGGCGTGGACGAGGAGGCTGGCAGACGAGGAGGGTGGCGCCAGCTCGTCATCGGCTGCGTCCTCCATTGGGACATCGCCATCCTCCGGCTGTGTGCCGACCTGCCAGCTTGCAGCAATGGCGACCATCTACTTCTTCTGCTCCGGCATCAGCCCATCCCAGAGAGCTTTGACGCGAGAGGAATCCACTGGAGTGGTGTGGAGAGGGATTGGAGGCGAatgactacggctatggccggccagcagtttatatagcaatggtggacgGCAGAGGGACGAACGAGTGGCTTGGCAACCGtgtgtcattaatgtgggtggcggaTGGATGGACGACCGTCGTGTCATCTGAACGCGGAACAGTCACGCGCACCGGGAAGCGGCTGGGGTGATGCACTCTCGGtcggcgcaccgcttcaatgccggcgccagtgagcaGTTGCGTCCGCTCTGGCAGGCATGAATGCGGGCACTGATGCCCTAGAGCGGCGCTGGCGGTTTCAAGCAGGAAGGGCGCACGAACAAGGGAGGAGGTTTGGGTGGGCCAGTCAGAAGGACAGTCGAAAGCGGACATGGCAGCGGTTCATATGACCGTAAAGTCCCCCTACATTTGTCTTCGGTTTGCGGTTTGCGGGAAAAAACATTTCAGACCCATGTTGAATGGCTTCCGCGGTCGGGACAGCGCGGTCCGAGGCATGGATATATTCGCAACTCACAAGCTATTCGGATGTTACAAGAATAAAGACATTTCTGCAACAATCAATTCCGCCTTCATGTGTGTATCCAAAAATGGAAAAACCGCTCTCTAATGTGATTATTACATGGCTACTGCATACTTGTGCACAGCATTCGCCAAATCCTGAACATGCTGATCCACGATACCTGCCATGAACACATAACTGATTCACACACTTGCCTTTTTTACATAGCAAATTTAGACATCGAAGAGTATAGGTACGGTATAGCATTGAGCTCTGCTTCTCTGAACATTCAGAAATCTGAACTGGCCACTGAGGACAGAAAAGGAGCAACCACTCGTTGAATTTGTGAGTACATTTTTACAGCATATCTATTATCATCCGAAAATGTATCAGGCGAATTGATACAATGGTCGAAGggcatgttttttttccttttcctttttgcaTACTATAAATGAATGAAATTTGTGAATCCACAAGGAATGTGAATTTTATATTCGCACAAGTGAATTCTTTTTTACCTTTTGGGTCCCATTATACTTTTTCTAGGCTCCTTGCATTGGTCCTCAGTGTGAGTAAAATGGAAGGAGAACCAATAGCTCCCATTACCATCTCACTTATgtaattttttatactgtcatctATAGAGGGGCATGCTATATTCACAACTCACAAGCTTTTCAGATCTTACAAGAATAAATGATGCTTCCGCAACAATCAATTCCACCTTCATGTGATCCTATAATGACATTATTACATGGTGTCTGCATAACTGCGCACAGCATTCGCCAAATCCTGAACATGCTGATCCACAATACCTGCCATGAACAAATAACCGATGAACACACTTGCAGATTTTCTATAAGAAAAAAGAAAACATAAGTGACAACCTTACCTATTTTGTTTAACGCGTCCTCAAGTTTGAACAGATACTCTTTATTAGGTCCAGTTGGGCCTTCAGCTAGGTAGATTTGCCTGAACATAACATAGATTATCATCGAAATTAACCACATTTTCAGTTCAAACAAAATAGTGCTCAAGTTTAAGGAGGTGCCATACTTGGCCATTTCTTCTAGCGGAGCGGGACCCAGATAGTTTCGGTTGGCTTCCTTATTTGTGGTGGCTAAATATCTGTTGGTAGAAATCAGTTCCATCAGTTTTTTTAAGCAATTTTACCAATAGCTCATTGTAAGACCACAAGACCACTTACATCATCATATCTTGGACTGCTGGTATTTTGAGGGAAGAGTCCTGAAACATTTCAAAATTAATGAGTAATTACATATCGAACAATCTGGAACATAAGAAATTATTCAAGCAATTGGTAGTCATTTTCTTACTGTATACAAGTCAAGGTAAACCTTCTCATCATATTGCTTCTCTCTTACTTCCAGATACTGCAATTCAAGATTGAAGGTAAATTGACAATAGACGCAGGCAAGCAACTCAAAGTCACTTTATGAAAACACCGATCAAGGGCAGTATTACTTCGATGTACAAACGGGCTGTTAGAAGTAGCATCTAGACAAAGTATCTGAGTTCAAATGAAGAGTTCTTACTTTTCTTAAAGAAAATTACTTATCTTAGCTCAAGGCTGAATCATCAATATCTCAACAAGCTATTGATACCATTATAATAAAGCATACTCATACCATTAACCAATCTATTTATCTCCATTATGACAGACAGCCAACCGCATTCTTGTCCGAACCATGGAATAATTGTGCATAATCATTTACAAAGTACAGCATTCATGAACTACACGTATCTCACTTAGTCTATACATATTTCTTCTTTTTACCTCCAGGGCTGTCTGCTTATCTTGCTCCCTTGAAATTTTGTAAGCAACTCCCCACTGCAGTTGTACAACAGAAATTCAATTGCAAAATATGTTCACACTCCGTTAACAGAGTAGCCACGAGAAataaacaaatactccctccgttcctaaatacaagtctttgtagagatttcactatggaccacatacggatgtatatagatgcattttagagtgtagattcattcattttgctccgtatgtggtctatagtgtaatctctccaaagacttatatttagaaacggagggagtactactatacAGAATAACCTAACAATATTGGGGAGCATTAGCATAATGAAAAGATGTCACTGAGGAGAACTAACGAACTTACTAACCCATTTCGCACGTACTATCTAGCTTCTCATAAGTTCTCTGAGATAACTCGAAGCAGGTACGATTCGCCATCCTAATGCACTCACTGATCTTGCTTGACAACTTTCAATTTAGTTGTCGATCATGAATTGCTTTCGGCGTTAGGATAAACTAGCTTCCATATTCAAGTTCAAGACCACTGACACGGACAATCCTATCTGATCAAGCGATGCTATACAATCAAAAGTAATTCACTGACAGCGAGGAACTGAAAAAGAACTGATATCTGAACATCACAGGAGGGGTTTATCCTAATCTGAGAGCAGAGAGTTGGGCGGCGTACGCATGTGGACCCGGGCTGGTGTTCCAGCGTGACGGTCCTGCCGGGGAACTCCGGCGTGCCCCTGTGGTCCGTGCTCCCTGTCGATCCGGCGACAAAAACCCAAGAAGAAAACCAGAGGGTCAGCGAGATAGATCTGAGAAGCGCGGGCGAGTGGCCGCCGGAGTAATCAGTTAGCTAATCCATACCCACCCTGGTAGAAGACGCGGCGGTAGTCCCTGACGAAGCCGACGAGGCGGGCGTCGTAGGCGAACCCGGGGTTCCACACCAGGGAGCCGTAGCCGAACACCCACATCACCATGCCTGCCCCTCCCCTCACTTGCTCCCAATCGGCGTGCGTGTGGGTTTGCCTCTGCCGCTTCTCTGATTGGATACCTCCCCTCCCAGGACGACGGTTGGACAGTTGGAGGACAACTGGCTGGGCCAACTGAAGGCCCATGTTTGGGCCCGAACATGGCAGCCCGGTGGTAACACGCCAGTGGTAGCACCACGTTACATATCATCAGATCATTAGGTCGCTAAACTTGTTTAGTACCACATCGCTTGCCTGCGCGGGCTGGAGCCGGGGACTGTGCTATATAATCAAGCCATAGTGCGCCCCGTAAACTTACTTACCTGGACGGGGTCGATGGCTGATCAACAAAAGCCATGGCCTAGGCTAGTGGTCCACATTGCACTTGGTGGATGCACTTGCTTACCATCTCCCCAAGCGGGAGAGTGGACGTCATAATTTGTGATAGAGGGGGTACGCGTTCGCGCGGCCCCTGCCAATTCTTTAATTGAAAATTTGATGAATTTGTATATATATGtgctgctttttgttcatgaatTATTATGAATGACTCTATTCTAGAATTTGAAAATTTAACTGAGCTTACTCTATTCTAGTCTTCTGGTAACACTTGCTCTTAAACATTTGGCCTCCAGAAAAGCAGCACCTACCAAACATAAGAGAAGGCCAACATTTTTACTCCTACAAACACTAAGGAAAAGTAGCATTCAGGAACAATTACGAGCACATGCCAAATCCCCAGTCAATAACTCCAGAACACAAAGACACGTTCTCTTTCCAAAGTAACATTGCAGGATCAATCCACACAATCAAGAACACACATACAGAGCAATTACCTCAGAAGACAGACGCCAAGCTAAAAACAATGCTTAACTCGGTCAGACAACAGTAAGCATTTCAAATTGATGTTTAATAACCAAAAGGAAGCCTGCAGTTTCTGATATATCCCCAAAAACCCAGCCGTTTAGCCCCCTGGATTTTGCACCACAGAGTCAATCATCGCTTTCAGTGTCATCGTAGTCGTAATCGCCACCACTGCTCGAGTTCTCGTCGTAATCAGGCTCCCATGGCTCCCGGAACGACTCGAGAGCGCAGCATCTCTCCTCAATGTCGCCGTCAAGCCTGACATTCAAGCTGCCAAGTATATCCAGTGTACGCAGCAGAGGGCATTTGGTGAGGATGGCATCAAGGCCAACATCACTGAACAGACCATATGCAAGCTCAAGTTGCTTGAGCATCGGCATGGTATTCGCAACCGCCAGGGCCTCGTCTTCGACCACTTTAGGTGCTGCATCGTTGCCTTGGGGGGACTCCGGAGGCATGTTCCTCTTCAGCTGAGCAAGCGACTTGCATTGTCGGCCTATTGCTTCCATGCCTCTCGATGTGACTTTCAGGCAGTAACTGATGTCCAACACTCTTAGGGCAGGAAAGCATTTCACGTACTTCTCCACGGCTTGGTCAGATATCTCGCTCATCGGGATCTGGAGGACATTAAGCAACTTCCCACTGTCCAGTGGAAATTAACCATCACAATCAGAACTTCAATTTTTTCGATAAAGAATCAGAACTTTAACAGTTGCAGCAATGGTAAATTAGGTGCCAAATTTGCAGCATACGACAGGAAAGAAAAGATGTAGTACCGTTAAGCCAACTGGCACATAACAGAGCAATGGCATTACACAAAATGTCATAGAGAAGTATCACAGGCAGAGTTATAGTCCTAATCTTCTATGCTACATAGAAGTTCTGAACTGAAGCAGTACAAATTAAGCAATATGTGATATGTATCAAGAAATAGATTAGCTAGTTGGTGGTGATTTTCTTCACATGACAAGAAGCCTCAGAAAAACCAGGACCGGCATCATCTGAAACTAGTGGTTCCCATTTTGTTTTGAGAGAAAACAAAGGTTGGCCCTAATGTCATCTAACAATATCCACACATATCATAGAATCAAAATAGCAGATTATCATCCTGTCAAATCAAAATAGCAGATCATGATGTTCACATTTGCACACAAGTAGATGCCCTTCAGTAGCAAATTAGCAGAGGTTTATCCCCAATGCACTTGCGTGGGTGTGTGCCTGCGTGTGACGGTGTAATCCCTGAAAAAAAAGTATGGCTCTGAACTCTGATTCGTTCTGTAAGACTAAAAACGTAGGAGGTGTGTTGGCAAAACTTCTTTTTTTTTTAATAGAAGTGAGCTGCCACCTACAAATGGTTATCGTATAAACATGGATTTCACAGTGTCATCACTGGTGCCTGATCACTAAACTGAAAAACCTCTAGCAGCAGCTCTAATGCACAATAGCTCGTAGGCAAAACTCTACAGCTTGAAAGCCATCAATTAATTATTACCCCAAATATATGAGTTCTCACAGTTCCCAACTATGAGTCTCCCAAACTATTGATGCAAAATTGGCAATTTTACTAGCAGTCATCGACATGTTCAAGCAGCGGGTTTTTTCCACCACAATTCACAAAGGCATCGACATGTCACGGCAGCTTCCTTCTGCTACTAGCATGAAACCAAGAACTACCTTTCGGGGCAGGCAAAGGGGGCAGCGCGACTTACGAGGCGGCGACGTAGGCAAGCGCGGCGTCGCCGACGTGGTAGGCGGAGAGCCGTCGGATCGTGCCCTGGGAGCGGGCGACAAGGCGGCGCACAGCTGCGTCGGCCCTGACCCGGCACTTGACGCGGCGGCACCAGGCCTCGATGTCCACGTCCCCCCACATGTCCGGCGACGCAGCGGCCTCCCTCCACGCCCTGCACACCGCCGCGGGCCCGCGCGCAATCTCGTCGGCGGCGAACCTGCCCCGCAGTATCAGCGCCATTATCTCCGGGCTCGCAGCCTCCGTCCACCTCCAATCGTACATTTCCTCCTTGACCTCATCGCCCCT is a window encoding:
- the LOC123041459 gene encoding F-box protein FBW2 codes for the protein MKRRNPPSGAGFPAGEGSGWEAKRERPNGGWRGRLPAPVVKWSHAEAMKKKPKVGGGAALVGDGGGWRMEMEAEMVGLDGRSCGGRGFFGTSWAEAAEKSADAATGGGENEWCLPETEKASPCVAVEGGGGGDVRGDEVKEEMYDWRWTEAASPEIMALILRGRFAADEIARGPAAVCRAWREAAASPDMWGDVDIEAWCRRVKCRVRADAAVRRLVARSQGTIRRLSAYHVGDAALAYVAASGKLLNVLQIPMSEISDQAVEKYVKCFPALRVLDISYCLKVTSRGMEAIGRQCKSLAQLKRNMPPESPQGNDAAPKVVEDEALAVANTMPMLKQLELAYGLFSDVGLDAILTKCPLLRTLDILGSLNVRLDGDIEERCCALESFREPWEPDYDENSSSGGDYDYDDTESDD
- the LOC123045600 gene encoding gamma-glutamylcyclotransferase 2-3, with amino-acid sequence MVMWVFGYGSLVWNPGFAYDARLVGFVRDYRRVFYQGSTDHRGTPEFPGRTVTLEHQPGSTCWGVAYKISREQDKQTALEYLEVREKQYDEKVYLDLYTDSSLKIPAVQDMMIYLATTNKEANRNYLGPAPLEEMAKQIYLAEGPTGPNKEYLFKLEDALNKIGIVDQHVQDLANAVRSYADTM